One Salminus brasiliensis chromosome 5, fSalBra1.hap2, whole genome shotgun sequence DNA segment encodes these proteins:
- the LOC140556444 gene encoding trypsin-3-like isoform X2, whose protein sequence is MKCIILLALFAVAFTASIDNDDDKIVGRYECPKNGVPYQVSLNIGYHWCGGSLITPEWVLSAAHCYKSSFQVCLGEHNIKTDEGTEQFIDSAKIIKHPSYSSLSFDNGIMLIKLKSAATLNSYVSTVSLPSSCASAGTYCLISGWGNTLSSASYPDTLRCLDAPILSDSNCRRAYPLLITSNMFCAGFMEGGKDSCQGDSGGPVVCDGQLQGIVSWGYGYTQKNSPGVYTKVCNYNSWITRTINNN, encoded by the exons ATGAAGTGCATCATCTTACTGGCTCTGTTTGCCGTGGCAT TCACTGCTTCTATTgacaatgatgatgataagATCGTCGGAAGGTACGAGTGCCCAAAGAACGGTGTGCCCTACCAAGTATCTCTGAATATTGGATATCACTGGTGCGGAGGCTCTCTGATCACCCCTGAGTGGGTCCTGTCCGCTGCCCATTGCTACAAGTC CTCTTTCCAGGTGTGTCTCGGCGAGCACAACATTAAAACCGATGAGGGCACTGAGCAGTTTATCGATTCGGCCAAGATCATCAAGCATCCCAGTTACAGCAGCCTCAGCTTCGACAACGGCATCATGCTCATCAAGCTAAAGTCAGCTGCCACCCTGAACAGCTACGTGAGCACAGTGTCCTTGCCCAGCAGCTGTGCTTCTGCTGGTACCTACTGCCTGATCTCTGGATGGGGAAACACTCTCAGCAGTG CAAGCTACCCTGACACCCTGAGATGTCTGGATGCCCCTATCCTGAGTGACTCCAATTGCAGAAGAGCATATCCTTTGCTGATCACCTCCAACATGTTCTGTGCTGGATTCATGGAGGGAGGCAAAGACTCTTGTCAG GGAGACTCTGGCGGCCCAGTCGTGTGCGATGGTCAGCTGCAGGGTATTGTGTCCTGGGGTTATGGCTACACTCAAAAGAACAGTCCTGGCGTCTACACCAAGGTCTGCAACTACAATTCCTGGATTACCCGGACCATAAACAACAACTAG
- the LOC140556444 gene encoding trypsin-3-like isoform X1, with the protein MKCIILLALFAVAFTASIDNDDDKIVGRYECPKNGVPYQVSLNIGYHWCGGSLITPEWVLSAAHCYKSSFQVCLGEHNIKTDEGTEQFIDSAKIIKHPSYSSLSFDNGIMLIKLKSAATLNSYVSTVSLPSSCASAGTYCLISGWGNTLSSGSSYPDTLRCLDAPILSDSNCRRAYPLLITSNMFCAGFMEGGKDSCQGDSGGPVVCDGQLQGIVSWGYGYTQKNSPGVYTKVCNYNSWITRTINNN; encoded by the exons ATGAAGTGCATCATCTTACTGGCTCTGTTTGCCGTGGCAT TCACTGCTTCTATTgacaatgatgatgataagATCGTCGGAAGGTACGAGTGCCCAAAGAACGGTGTGCCCTACCAAGTATCTCTGAATATTGGATATCACTGGTGCGGAGGCTCTCTGATCACCCCTGAGTGGGTCCTGTCCGCTGCCCATTGCTACAAGTC CTCTTTCCAGGTGTGTCTCGGCGAGCACAACATTAAAACCGATGAGGGCACTGAGCAGTTTATCGATTCGGCCAAGATCATCAAGCATCCCAGTTACAGCAGCCTCAGCTTCGACAACGGCATCATGCTCATCAAGCTAAAGTCAGCTGCCACCCTGAACAGCTACGTGAGCACAGTGTCCTTGCCCAGCAGCTGTGCTTCTGCTGGTACCTACTGCCTGATCTCTGGATGGGGAAACACTCTCAGCAGTGGCT CAAGCTACCCTGACACCCTGAGATGTCTGGATGCCCCTATCCTGAGTGACTCCAATTGCAGAAGAGCATATCCTTTGCTGATCACCTCCAACATGTTCTGTGCTGGATTCATGGAGGGAGGCAAAGACTCTTGTCAG GGAGACTCTGGCGGCCCAGTCGTGTGCGATGGTCAGCTGCAGGGTATTGTGTCCTGGGGTTATGGCTACACTCAAAAGAACAGTCCTGGCGTCTACACCAAGGTCTGCAACTACAATTCCTGGATTACCCGGACCATAAACAACAACTAG
- the LOC140556445 gene encoding trypsin-3-like, whose product MKCIILLALFAAAFAAPIDDDDKIVGGYVCTKNSVPYQASLNVGYHFCGGSLITSQWVLSAAHCYKSSIQVRLGEHNIDVNEGTEQFISSSRVIRHPSYSSSTLNNDIMLIKLRSAATLNSSVRTVSLPSSCASAGTYCLVSGWGNTLSSGTSYPSTLRCLDIPILSTSSCQSSYPGQITSNMFCAGFLEGGKDSCQGDSGGPVVCNNQLQGIVSWGYGCAQRNKPGVYTKVCNYNSWITSTINSN is encoded by the exons ATGAAGTGCATCATCTTACTGGCTCTCTTTGCCGCAGCAT TCGCTGCCCCTATTGACGACGATGATAAGATCGTCGGCGGGTACGTGTGTACAAAGAATAGCGTGCCCTACCAGGCATCTCTGAACGTTGGATATCACTTTTGCGGAGGCTCTCTGATCACCAGCCAGTGGGTCCTGTCTGCTGCACATTGCTACAAGTC CTCTATCCAGGTGCGCCTGGGCGAGCACAACATTGATGTCAATGAGGGCACCGAGCAGTTCATCAGTTCTTCTAGGGTCATCAGGCACCCCAGTTACAGCAGCAGCACCCTCAACAACGATATCATGCTCATCAAGCTACGGTCCGCTGCCACCCTCAACAGCTCCGTGAGGACCGTGTCCTTGCCCAGCAGCTGCGCTTCTGCTGGTACCTACTGCCTGGTCTCCGGATGGGGAAACACTCTCAGCAGTGGCA CAAGCTACCCTTCCACTCTGAGATGCCTGGATATCCCTATCCTGAGTACCTCCTCATGCCAAAGTTCCTACCCTGGCCAGATCACCTCCAACATGTTCTGTGCCGGATTCCTGGAGGGAGGCAAAGACTCTTGCCAG GGAGACTCTGGCGGCCCCGTCGTGTGCAACAACCAGCTGCAGGGTATTGTGTCTTGGGGTTATGGCTGTGCTCAAAGGAACAAGCCTGGCGTCTACACCAAGGTCTGCAACTACAATTCCTGGATCACCAGCACCATCAACAGCAATTAA
- the LOC140556446 gene encoding uncharacterized protein — protein MTEYYEEGGLLYEHSPPMHIKVESPEGPFGGGVSEDGFPREDDDSDGSCDHSSGLPGSLPFNVVVVHPNIVAPGVSSDELIPIEQTRGVSSALASGGAGKRKSRFSGAELEVLVSEVTRCEGELFGPAGRLRRRERERIWAGILERVNAVSRVPRTLREVKKRWDDLKRRNGGRLADARHRSCYLPSSRGAGVLGGPAQLSPRFQQTRQKLSTRGKASFTCLSDTDPVAGGDGSERDGFEKEDESGEQEGEEGNKDCEGVDNSMEDKLGLGLGLGIVPPPTSERWLPPSPLYSAPFLNGTPQPSPEPSLGAHQGPLEPPPSRTSWLEDELRGLGEAAVQLGDRLEQNLREFGEGFRRDMRTLVASQEALTISLQQNNVLLQRLLGLLEMQHQQTQPPQQQQILQQQLLQQSSQELSRHQQQQGAPLQQQQLPQQLEQIPQNASEQLASVTSVPPPPDILDGTSQPEPSQVINTQRPRRSRTVDHRRRRRH, from the exons ATGACGGAGTACTACGAGGAGGGGGGGTTGCTGTATGAGCACTCACCTCCCATGCACATTAAAGTGGAGTCCCCGGAGGGTCCCTTCGGAGGGGGTGTCTCGGAAGATGGCTTCCCCAGGGAGGACGATGACTCGGACGGCAGCTGTGATCACAGCAGCGGGCTGCCCGGTAGCCTCCCTTTCAACGTTGTGGTAGTGCACCCCAACATCGTCGCTCCTGGAGTGTCCTCCGATGAGCTTATCCCAATTGAACAAA CTCGAGGTGTGTCCTCAGCACTGGCCTCAGGGGGGGCAGGCAAAAGGAAGAGTCGTTTCAGTGGTGCTGAGCTGGAGGTGTTGGTGTCAGAAGTAACCCGGTGCGAAGGAGAGCTGTTTGGGCCGGCCGGTAGGCTCAGGCGCCGGGAAAGAGAGCGGATCTGGGCCGGGATCCTGGAACGTGTGAACGCCGTGTCACGAGTCCCACGCACTCTCCGCGAGGTAAAGAAGCGCTGGGATGACCTGAAGAGACGCAACGGCGGACGGCTGGCGGATGCAAGGCATCGCTCTTGCTACCTGCCGTCCAGCAGAGGAGCAGGGGTTTTGGGAGGTCCGGCTCAGTTGAGCCCAAGGTTCCAGCAGACCCGTCAAAAGCTGAGTACAAGGGGGAAGGCCAGTTTCACCTGTCTGTCCGACACTGATCCGG TTGCAGGAGGAGACGGTTCCGAAAGAGATGGTTTCGAAAAGGAGGACGAGTCCGGAGAGCAAGAAGGTGAGGAGGGAAATAAGGATTGCGAGGGCGTCGACAACAGCATGGAGGACAAACTGGGTTTAGGCCTCGGACTAGGAATAGTACCACCCCCGACGTCAGAGCGCTGGCTCCCTCCTTCGCCGCTCTATAGTGCTCCCTTCCTGAATGGCACGCCCCAGCCAAGTCCAGAACCTTCCCTCGGAGCTCATCAGGGCCCACTCGAGCCCCCTCCGTCACGCACATCCTGGCTGGAGGACGAACTCAGGGGACTCGGGGAGGCAGCTGTGCAGCTGGGCGATCGGCTGGAGCAGAATTTACGGGAGTTCGGCGAAGGCTTCAGGCGCGACATGCGGACGCTGGTGGCCTCGCAAGAGGCCCTTACGATAAGCCTGCAGCAGAACAACGTGCTTCTGCAGCGGCTGTTGGGACTCCTTGAGATGCAGCATCAGCAGACCCAGCctccgcagcagcagcagattctgcagcagcagcttctccaGCAGTCGTCGCAAGAACTTTCACGGCATCAGCAGCAACAAGGAGCTccgctgcagcagcagcagctacccCAGCAGCTCGAACAGATTCCTCAGAACGCGAGCGAGCAGTTAGCGTCCGTTACCTCTGTACCCCCGCCTCCCGACATCCTAGATGGCACTTCCCAACCCGAACCGTCGCAAGTGATAAACACTCAACGGCCACGCCGCAGTAGAACGGTAGACCACAGAAGACGACGTAGACACTAG
- the znf576.1 gene encoding zinc finger protein 576, tandem duplicate 1, which yields MELAEQSVTGLFLAEGAMPLALDHEAPPEASLDHAVYAGFEGQKLELPIPFERIIEPISPAEVTLEENELTVSSNEAAVEESAGSYYPGDVQVQSSPDTCMPNEIMAAKDSELDSNPTDPSAEFVVHTDPSEGLADSAVPAVLDPDALLDPSAKAEEAKCENGISEGLPSNSASPSHVERSKEESIRKRIPPKKDRMDPLKIDMSKPTVIPLTSSQLSLQCLECHIIFSDNKSKERHLKMNHPTEYEQCMLGDALFACYVCDRHFTCSTELMAHQRTHTEKQPFKCPICGEAFSRSSELTNHKKVHFSKHGYTCPDCEKPCKTLTLLKYHQRIHTGERPYVCLYKGCGKRFSMPKAAQKHQDAHNKGETEGTSSMKKKRTKGPSAKKFACSQCEESFPTAKSQLYHIKSKHTQCKTMPPSNSTVAAPELNGNPHDPTQPAIVQPPVLRMEPLGLAPQIGPLGAEQIKRLIEKLGNVQKVNQLVILGVDPLQNVGTQQPQRLMQPLHFNFTEPTTVEPVVDLQTRDQTGDQPVHEETVSVATDQATCKESLEVGVTVEQKETMVQEERTSSESVSSLNLEEQVAAVESDMTGAQLNEVQLEFVPELTEKSVQLVVCHENTHTAEEQSVQVASDFNTVEATDLSSFISTNDFESSQCQTVVEEHVTMSTDIMAAEETITHEESLGTQNPDDLLVQIEPQIEPQIEPQTELQTEPQTEPQTIDDGQDLKEQSEQLSQEEAVFSKLEQFQPSLDIVHHPQQQEPSTESDIQPSTVVIEEQNGGDVKNGLPIKKLLAKKKKRSKKQMTQKSQHSEPQQEAAKSTSRTAPAKKTNKPPKAVPKKREKAKSKKRSNLQITEKNDVHVEPKENKEKGSKEQPVQVPKTSPLKDLQETNSDKVPVCTQDDSAPQTKQKNPKHKKGKFGENSSGLLKTFNVPGAPKAASVPEQTPRGKTAKKKPERPKNLVKKRKSPEAHQDETPVPKKKKQSKTPGAASPKKAKVKNGTAKEPTKEIQRLAKQGEKEQKSVSPASSQDQIKQQALLLLKGHKQPQLKVHKLDAKTTGLEQPLKPKCQSKETPDQQAKAGKAKGGKQNKVLQTASQKKKKAKAMGKETKKKKKENPHFPMAPLDSGPDSELSHTKPKVPRKRKAPTKIDQEIALSPPFSRLTIGCHDCGTKFSEVSALQEHMASMHSENGLLQANVSCDVSDNPVMGPRSNELVLPNSVHSNDFEIQVSADWDTETEMRGIGLGDEDVHRLSFPALSSSPSFPITPTFAEGEGKVQDKFDQDVRPGHLETIGEGCEETAQAFPQVSSAASDHIHTNPDEGSAEMETNPASLISSPPESVDIKEELPSDVNLVMVEDQSEGDLVSTQVSSLSKDCLEDSGQQEEASNPSPLNHTATSTQSQLPAEEKNSTSQNTDSQTMIKHEEEEILVQRTENQPKTSMVRNRKGRGGRGRGKRQLGKRSAAENELANDKEECQVVFQLYSLTDDPEEKNEGVGQQRQVKSVNPAHSQSALEESPADQVVFELQPVATGVVEVTDAGDSSLIQKSGQQVKNGTSSAEVVETFLTPRERKEGRMRRRGIPHPDIEGLISTGTSTDVKIEASASIPASNDANERDLLQGVQVFLVKAEDHEPHVLQGTQDMQTTHATCLDGIPSGSSAAPQSAGKQCIFYPVKEEEGEILVEPTLGKQGVPEDRTGKPGSWAASGLEECGEVRMGCTQMEMHHTLYSGTQEGDADMEQQSTQCFLEFLSRSSDTEDSDNIQSDPEAETHLMSCYHGICINRGVQQHEMSRNRGYSHAEQHEEAGRNESWKPIDYFIQYFCWDTWKEIATCTGKVSQLPQSVTEKEVAQFVGIHIAMGTLKFPSMKLYWEDCTRVPLIADAMLSSRFSELASKLRLASPTGDSGQKSTNQMVTSVETTRQIPVPGEKSKTSSQLCGYQDTHSSTDISVSKTDPLWKVQEMVNRVQEGCRSLKRQGNHGVDQYPLPFQRHPTHSLHHTVMVSVTGLVMDFNLRINDSNREEVVGKMVIREKDDDDQGMIFLCKPELSTPSMLEHLLEAGVRSAGKVGGSRGQVGDEFITSDGKLKLFRCHHGFILSAATKERSRSTSLVSGFERAIKSVNLNRDLRSLYRTPCTSASPSAWPLSVLWDLIDLALVNSWLQYKEEHRHVPEPLSLMAFRLEVSKALILPSSTAQESSAPYPPAPKRPNSNASAGPADDFDTPLPDAATRYDGLGHWPEQLAEGEEARCRFGGCERTSRVRCLKCCVFLCISRNHNCFLKFHSQGAA from the exons ATGGAGCTTGCTGAACAGTCAGTCACTGGCCTGTTTCTGGCTGAAGGAGCTATGCCTTTAGCTTTGGATCATGAAGCTCCTCCAGAAGCATCATTGGACCATGCTGTATATGCAGGCTTTGAAGGGCAGAAACTGGAATTGCCCATTCCTTTCGAACGGATAATAGAGCCAATATCACCGGCCGAGGTAACGCTGGAAGAAAATGAGCTCACTGTGTCGTCAAACGAGGCAGCCGTGGAGGAATCGGCTGGCAGTTACTATCCTGGCGACGTTCAAGTTCAGTCTTCACCAGACACCTGTATGCCTAATGAAATAATGGCAGCTAAGGATTCAGAATTAGACTCGAACCCTACAGATCCCTCTGCTGAGTTCGTAGTCCACACAGACCCCAGTGAGGGCCTAGCGGATTCAGCCGTCCCAGCAGTGTTGGATCCAGATGCCCTTCTGGATCCAAGTGCTAAGGCTGAAGAGGCAAAATGTGAAAATGGCATCTCTGAAGGCTTACCGTCAAACTCTGCATCTCCCAGCCATGTGGAACGCTCCAAAGAGGAGAGCATCCGAAAGAGGATTCCTCCAAAGAAGGACCGAATGGATCCGCTGAAAATAGACATGTCCAAACCCACTGTGATCCCCCTCACTT CATCTCAGCTCTCACTGCAGTGCCTAGAGTGTCACATCATCTTCAGCGACAACAAGAGCAAGGAACGACACCTCAAAATGAACCACCCCACCGAGTACGAGCAGTGCATGCTTGGCGACGCTCTGTTCGCCTGCTACGTCTGCGACCGACACTTCACCTGCTCCACCGAGCTCATGGCCCACCAGCGCACTCACACGGAGAAGCAGCCGTTCAAGTGCCCCATCTGCGGCGAGGCCTTCAGCCGCTCGTCCGAGCTCACGAACCATAAGAAAGTCCACTTCAGCAAGCATGGATACACCTGTCCCGACTGTGAAAAACCATGCAAGACGCTGACCTTGCTCAAGTACCACCAGCGCATACACACTGGGGAAAGACCCTATGTTTGCCTATACAAAGGATGTGGCAAGAGATTCAGCATGCCCAAGGCTGCTCAGAAACATCAGGACGCGCACAACAAAGGAGAGACCGAGGGCACAAGCAGCATgaagaaaaagaggacaaaGG GTCCGTCTGCTAAGAAATTTGCCTGCTCGCAATGCGAAGAATCCTTCCCGACAGCCAAGTCACAACTCTATCACATTAAGAGTAAGCACACCCAGTGTAAAACCATGCCTCCATCCAATAGCACTGTAGCAGCACCAGAGTTAAATGGAAATCCTCATGATCCAACTCAGCCTGCAATAGTGCAGCCGCCGGTATTACGTATGGAACCTCTTGGACTAGCACCCCAAATCGGCCCGCTTGGAGCCGAACAAATCAAAAGACTAATCGAGAAACTGGGAAACGTCCAAAAAGTGAATCAGCTGGTAATACTGGGAGTTGACCCGTTACAGAACGTGGGGACGCAGCAGCCGCAACGCCTCATGCAGCCGTTGCACTTTAATTTTACTGAGCCAACTACAGTTGAGCCAGTTGTAGATCTGCAGACAAGGGACCAGACAGGAGACCAGCCAGTGCATGAGGAGACAGTGTCAGTTGCAACCGACCAGGCCACGTGCAAAGAGTCTTTAGAAGTTGGGGTGACTGTTGAACAAAAGGAAACTATGGTTCAGGAAGAGAGAACCAGCAGTGAATCAGTTTCGTCTTTGAATCTAGAGGAACAGGTAGCAGCTGTTGAATCAGATATGACGGGAGCACAGTTAAACGAGGTTCAGCTTGAATTTGTACCTGAACTGACTGAAAAGTCTGTTCAGTTGGTGGTATGTCATGAAAACACCCACACAGCAGAAGAACAGAGTGTACAAGTTGCTTCagattttaacactgtagaGGCCACAGATCTCTCATCTTTCATTTCCACGAATGATTTTGAGAGCAGCCAGTGTCAAACAGTTGTAGAGGAACATGTCACCATGTCAACTGACATAATGGCTGCAGAGGAGACCATCACCCATGAGGAGTCCCTGGGGACACAAAATCCTGACGACTTGTTGGTACAGATAGAGCCGCAGATAGAGCCGCAGATAGAGCCCCAGACAGAGCTGCAAACAGAGCCCCAGACAGAGCCCCAGACTATTGATGATGGTCAAGACCTCAAAGAACAGTCAGAACAGTTGTCCCAAGAGGAAGCTGTGTTCTCAAAATTAGAGCAGTTTCAGCCTTCTCTCGACATTGTGCACCATCCTCAACAACAGGAGCCCAGTACTGAATCAGATATACAGCCAAGCACAGTGGTGATCGAAGAACAGAATGGAGGTGATGTCAAAAATGGCCTCCCTATTAAGAAGCTATtggccaaaaaaaagaaaagatccAAAAAACAAATGACCCAGAAGTCACAGCACTCAGAACCGCAGCAGGAGGCTGCAAAAAGCACTTCCCGGACGGCGCCTGCTAAGAAAACCAACAAGCCTCCGAAGGCCGTGccgaaaaaaagagagaaggcaAAAAGCAAGAAACGTTCAAACTTGCAAATTACAGAGAAGAATGACGTCCATGTCGAACCTaaagaaaataaggaaaaaggTTCAAAGGAGCAGCCTGTACAAGTGCCTAAGACGAGCCCGTTAAAAGATCTGCAAGAGACCAACTCAGATAAAGTGCCGGTTTGTACCCAAGACGACAGCGCGCCACAGACGAAGCAGAAAAATCCGAAGCATAAAAAAGGCAAGTTTGGGGAGAACTCGTCTGGGCTCCTTAAGACCTTTAATGTACCCGGTGCACCGAAAGCTGCTAGCGTGCCAGAACAAACACCACGAGGGAAAACTGCGAAGAAAAAACCTGAAAGGCCGAAAAATTTAGTAAAGAAACGCAAAtctccagaagcccatcaagaTGAGACCCCAGTGccgaagaaaaaaaagcaaagcaagACGCCAGGGGCAGCATCTCCGAAGAAAGCAAAAGTTAAAAACGGCACAGCGAAGGAACCCACTAAAGAGATCCAGAGGTTAGCAAAAcaaggagagaaagagcaaaaaaGCGTGTCTCCAGCCTCGAGTCAGGATCAGATAAAGCAGCAAGCCTTGCTCTTGTTGAAAGGTCACAAGCAGCCACAGTTGAAAGTGCACAAGCTGGATGCCAAGACCACAGGATTAGAGCAGCCACTGAAACCCAAGTGTCAAAGCAAGGAAACTCCTGACCAACAGGCTAAAGCGGGGAAGGCAAAGGGAGGTAAACAGAACAAAGTGCTGCAAACGGCGagccaaaagaaaaagaaagcaaagGCGATGGGAAAggaaacgaaaaagaaaaagaaggagaacCCGCATTTCCCAATGGCTCCTCTTGACAGTGGTCCGGATTCTGAGCTTTCGCACACAAAGCCAAAGGTTCCTCGTAAGCGCAAAGCTCCTACTAAAATAGATCAGGAAATTGCCCTGAGCCCTCCGTTCTCCCGCCTCACGATCGGGTGCCACGACTGTGGGACGAAGTTTTCCGAGGTTTCAGCTTTGCAGGAGCACATGGCCTCCATGCACTCTGAAAATGGACTCCTCCAGGCGAATGTAAGCTGTGATGTTTCTGACAACCCAGTGATGGGCCCTCGGTCAAATGAGTTGGTGCTACCAAACTCGGTCCACTCGAACGACTTTGAAATACAGGTATCTGCAGATTGGGACACGGAGACCGAAATGAGGGGGATCGGTCTGGGAGATGAGGACGTCCACAGACTCTCCTTCCCTGCCCTCAGTTCCTCTCCGTCTTTCCCAATAACGCCAACCTTTGCTGAAGGAGAGGGCAAAGTTCAGGACAAGTTTGATCAAGATGTTCGTCCTGGACATCTAGAAACAATTGGTGAAGGTTGCGAAGAAACTGCCCAGGCTTTTCCGCAGGTGTCGTCCGCAGCATCTGACCACATTCACACAAACCCTGACGAGGGATCGGCAGAAATGGAGACAAATCCAGCGAGCTTGATATCCAGCCCTCCGGAAAGCGTGGATATTAAAGAAGAGTTGCCCTCAGATGTGAATTTAGTCATGGTTGAGGACCAAAGTGAAGGAGATCTGGTGTCTACTCAAGTAAGTAGTCTGTCTAAGGATTGTCTAGAAGACTCCGGTCAACAGGAAGAGGCCTCTAATCCCAGTCCACTGAACCACACAGCTACATCAACTCAAAGCCAGCTGCCTGCGGAAGAAAAGAATTCAACTTCTCAGAATACTGATTCCCAAACGATGATTAAGCACGAGGAAGAGGAGATACTCGTTCAGAGAACAGAGAACCAACCGAAGACTTCCATGGTCAGAAACCGAAAAGGACGAGGTGGCagagggaggggaaagagacAGCTTGGGAAAAGAAGTGCTGCTGAAAACGAGCTGGCTAACGATAAAGAAGAATGTCAGGTTGTCTTCCAGCTGTATTCCCTCACGGATGATCCTGAGGAAAAGAATGAAGGAGTGGGCCAGCAAAGACAAGTCAAGAGTGTCAACCCAGCTCACAGCCAGTCAGCACTGGAAGAATCTCCAGCAGATCAAGTCGTTTTTGAGTTACAGCCTGTTGCCACAGGAGTTGTGGAGGTGACTGACGCGGGAGATAGTTCGCTGATTCAGAAGTCTGGGCAGCAAGTCAAGAATGGCACGTCGTCTGCAGAGGTTGTAGAAACCTTCTTGACACCTCGGGAAAGGAAAGAGGGCAGGATGAGAAGACGG GGCATTCCCCACCCAGACATTGAAGGACTAATCTCTACTGGCACGTCTACTGATGTGAAAATAGAAGCCAGTGCTTCAATTCCAGCGTCCAATGACGCCAATGAGAGAGATTTATTGCAAGGGGTCCAGGTGTTTCTGGTAAAGGCAGAGGATCATGAACCCCACGTTTTACAGGGAACCCAAGATATGCAGACTACGCATGCTACTTGCCTAG atgGGATTCCCTCTGGCTCCTCTGCAGCGCCACAGTCTGCTGGCAAGCAGTGCATTTTCTATCCTGTTaaggaggaggaaggagagaTTCTGGTGGAGCCTACGCTTGGCAAACAAGGGGTGCCGGAAGATAGGACCGGAAAACCAGGATCAT GGGCTGCGTCCGGATTAGAGGAGTGCGGAGAAGTCCGGATGGGATGCACGCAAATGGAAATGCATCATACTCTGTACTCCGGCACACAGGAGG GTGATGCTGACATGGAGCAACAGAGCACCCAATGCTTCCTAGAATTCCTGTCTCGGAGTTCAGACACAGAGGACTCTGATAACATTCAGTCTGACCCGGAAGCTGAAACTCACCTCATGTCCTGCTACCATGGTATCTGCATCAACAGAGGTGTACAACAGCATGAAATGTCAAG AAATAGAGGTTATTCTCATGCAGAGCAGCATGAAGAAGCAGGAAGAAATGAGTCCTGGAAGCCTATTGATTACTTCATACAGTATTTCTGTTGGGATACATGGAAAGAAATTGCAACGTGCACAGGGAAAGTGTCACAACTACCACAGTCCGTTACCGAAAAAGAGGTGGCCCAATTTGTCGGAATCCACATTGCAATGGGCACACTCAAG TTTCCAAGTATGAAGCTGTACTGGGAGGACTGCACCAGAGTTCCCCTGATTGCCGACGCCATGTTGTCCTCCAGATTCTCTGAACTGGCATCGAAACTGAGGTTGGCTAGTCCAACAGGAGATTCCGGTCAAAAGAGCACAAATCAGATGGTTACCAGTGTTGAAACGACAAGGCAGATTCCAGTGCCAGGTGAAAAGTCTAAAACGTCCTCCCAGTTATGTGGGTATCAGGacacacacagttccacagaCATTTCAGTCTCGAAGACAGATCCTCTCTGGAAGGTTCAGGAAATGGTGAACCGAGTTCAAGAAGGGTGTCGCTCACTTAAAAGGCAGGGAAACCACGGAGTTGACCAGTACCCCCTTCCATTTCAGAGGCACCCAACTCACTCACTACATCACACAGTCATGGTAAGCGTTACTGGCTTGGTCATGGACTTCAACTTGCGAATAAATGACTCGAACAGAGAAGAAGTGGTTGGAAAAATGGTTATCCGAGAAAAGGATGACGACGACCAAGGAATGATCTTCCTCTGCAAACCTGAGCTATCAACACCTTCCATGTTGGAGCATCTCCTAGAGGCAGGAGTGCGTAGCGCTGGCAAGGTCGGCGGTTCGAGGGGGCAGGTAGGTGATGAGTTCATAACCTCCGATGGGAAACTAAAGCTGTTCCGCTGCCATCATGGCTTCATCCTGTCTGCAGCAACGAAGGAAAGGTCCCGTTCCACGTCCCTGGTCAGCGGTTTTGAGCGAGCGATCAAGTCTGTCAATCTAAACAGAGACTTGAGGAGCCTTTATCGCACACCTTGCACAAGTGCGTCGCCCAGTGCCTGGCCACTGTCGGTGCTTTGGGACCTCATCGATCTGGCTTTAGTTAACTCCTGGCTGCAGTACAAGGAAGAGCATCGCCATGTTCCAGAGCCACTGTCGTTAATGGCTTTCCGTCTGGAAGTTTCCAAAGCTTTAATCCTCCCCAGCAGTACCGCTCAAGAATCATCTGCCCCGTATCCTCCAGCTCCAAAACGGCCCAACTCAAATGCGTCCGCAGGCCCTGCCGATGACTTTGACACTCCTTTGCCTGATGCTGCCACTCGGTACGACGGCTTGGGCCACTGGCCAGAGCAGCTCGCCGAGGGTGAAGAAGCCAGGTGCCGATTTGGAGGTTGTGAGCGAACTTCTCGAGTACGGTGTCTCAAGTGCTGTGTGTTCCTTTGCATTTCTCGCAATCACAACTGCTTTTTAAAGTTTCACAGCCAGGGGGCGGCATGA